The Ignavibacteriales bacterium sequence GCTACCGTTTGAGTTGACCGAATCTCAATTAAAAGTTTTAACCGAAATAAGAAAAGACCTCGAGAGCGATGAACCGATGAACCGTTTGCTTCAGGGTGATGTTGGAAGCGGGAAGACAATAGTTGCTTTGATCAGTATGCTGATAATTGTTGAAAATAATTTTCAAGCTGTACTGATGGCACCGACAGAAATTTTAGCTGATCAACACTTCAAAAGAATTTCCGAATTTGTTCAGCCGCTCGGTTTAAAAGTAGACGAAGTGATTGGCGGACAAAAAATATCTGTGAGGGACGACACATTAAAAAAAATCCGTGAAGGAGAAACAAATATTATCATCGGCACTCATGCACTGATCGAGGAGAATGTTGAGTTCAACAAACTTGGTTTAGTGGTGATTGATGAACAGCACCGCTTTGGGGTTATGCAGAGATCAACTCTTGTTCAGAAAGGTTTGCAAGCGGATGTTCTCATAATGACTGCCACTCCAATTCCTAGAACATTGACAATGACACTCTACGGCGATCTCGATGTTTCGGTTATAGATCAGATGCCACAAAATAGAAAACCGATAAAAACAATTTTGCGTGGAGAGAGGAAGCTGCCGGATATTTACAACTTCATAAGAACTAAAGCGAAGGATGGCTACCAAACATTTTTAGTTTATCCGCTTGTGGAAGAATCCGAGAAGATAGAACTCAAAGCGGCGCAAAAATATTTTGAGGAATTAAGCCGAGATCAATTGAAGGATTTACGCTTATGCTTGATACACGGCAGAATGAATTGGAAAGAGAAAGAAAAAATAATGTTCGACTTTGCCGATCGGAAATATGACGTGCTCGTTTCGACCACGGTAATTGAGGTCGGAATTGATATACCGGATGCAAACATTATTGTAATTAACGATGCGTTCCGATTTGGTTTATCACAACTCCATCAATTGCGCGGAAGAGTCGGAAGAAGCGAGAAGCAGGCATACTGTATTCTCGTCACTAAGGATGAACTTGCAGTCAAATCAAATCAATTCAATTTCAATTTCGATTTTCTTTCTCCCGAGCAAATTGAAAAGAACAAAACAGTCATCCGCCTTAACTCTATGGTAAAATACACAAGCGGGTTCGATCTTTCCGAAATTGATATGAAACTCCGCGGACCAGGAAATATTTTTGGAACTCAGCAGAGCGGTTTGCCGGAATTAAAATATGCCAACATAATTGAAGACTCCAAAATTTTATTTGACGCACGCGCTGCGGCTTTTTTAATCATCGATGGTGATCCGCTGCTAACTCACCAGGACAATTCACTTATCAAAAGAACTCTTCAAGAAAATTATTCCCAGCACATTCATCTTGCTCAGATCGCTTGAGCAGTTCCGGAAATTTTTTCTCCTCACTCATCGTGCCAAAAATTTTTTTTCCGAAAAATATTTTTTACAATTTGTTGCAAAAAAAAATTAATTGGTTATATTTCTATTAGAAAATTTTGGAAGGAAGCATTATTAGTTCTTATCTACCAAATAAAAAGTTAAAAGTTGCTCTCACATATAATGTCAAACCGGAAGAAAATAATTTTTCCGACACAATACCTCTCTCTCTTCATGAAAAATCAGCAGAAACATTCAATGATACTTACGCAGAGTGGGATACAATCGAGACAGTGAACGCACTAAGAGACGCATTAGAACTTTTTCACGACGTAACGATGATCGAAGCGAATGAAAATGCATTTGAAAATTTTAAAAAAGTAAAACCGGATATTGTCTTCAATGTAGCTGAATGTGCAAACGGTATAAGTCGGGAAGCACAGATACCTGCAATGCTCGACATGCTGCAAATTCCTTATACCGGTTCCGATCCATTGACACTTACAACTTGTCTTGATAAAGCGCGGGCAAAAGAAGTTCTGTCATATCATAATATTCATACGGCAAAATTTTTATTGATCGAAACTCTAGAAGATCTCGCAAATTTCAGTTTGAAATTCCCGGTTATGATCAAACCTGTAGCCGAAGGATCAAGTAAAGGGATTTTTAATTCTTCTCTTGTTAAAAATATTAGTGAACTCACCGAGAGACTTTCAACGAATCTTGAAATTTATAATCAACCCTTCCTTGTTGAAGAATACTTACCCGGAAGAGAATTTACAGTAGCATTGATTGGAAATGATTCCGAAACAGAAGTTTTACCTATTGTTGAAATAAATTTGCATGAACTTCCAAAGGAATTAGCACCGATCTATTCTTATGAAGCCAAGTGGATTGCAGACACACGGGAAAATCCTTTGAACATTTTTAGCTGTCCTGCCGATATTGACAAGACACTATATAAAAAGATAGAAGACATAGCTCTTAGAACTTACAAAGTGCTGCGCTGCAAAGACTGGAGCCGTGTTGATGTTCGACTCGATGCCGATGGCGAACCGAACATAATTGAAGTTAATCCTCTACCGGGAATACTTCCCGATCCGAAAGACAATTCATGTTTTCCAAAGGCGGCACGCGTACACGGGCTCTCTTATGAAGAGATGATTAACAAAGTTTTATTAACTGCGGCTAAGAGATATAATTTATTATGAACCTAGAACAGAAAGTGTTGATCTGTTATAATGAACCGACCCGTTTTTACGATAATTACATTGGGAAAAATGTTTCCGATAGTAAAGAGAACGTTGATTTATCCGAACGTGAATTTTTAAAACAGATCACAATGATTAAGAAATCGCTTTCCAAAAAATATATGAGTGTTGAAACCCTCGCGGTGAACAGCGATATAAAATTGGCAATGAAGAAAATTCTCCATTACTCACCGGATTTGATTTTTAATTTTGTAGAATCGGTTGAGGGGAATTCAAACTTAGAAAGTTACGTTGCCGGTCTTTTTGATCTGATGGAAATTCCTTATACCGGGAATGGTCCTGTTAGTCTTGGCAACTGCCTAATCAAATCCAGGACGAAACAAATACTGCAGTCGCATGGTGTAAGAACTCCAAAACATATGATTGTGAACGTGAACCAGTATCCGGAAAAAAATAATTTCTTATTGAAATTTCCTGTAATCCTAAAACTAGCCCGAGAAGACGCAAGTATCGGTATTTCGGAATTATCGGTCGTAAATAAATTCGATTCGTTGAAAGAAAGATTAGAATACCTATTCGGTTCGTTCAATCAAGAAGTTTTAATTGAAGAATACATTGACGGACGCGAATTAAACGTTGCAATACTAGGGAACCAGATTCTACCAATTTCGGAAATTCGTTTTGACGGACTACCGGATGAGTTTCCTAAAATTGTTACGTATGAAGCAAAATGGTCGCCGGAAAGTGTCTATTTCAAAAATACAATTCCAAGATGTCCCGCACCTCTTGATGACAACCTGAAACAAAAAATTGAGAAGATGGCAATGGAAGCATTCGAAGCTCTGGAATGCCGGGACTATGCGCGCGTTGACATCCGCTTGAATCAGAGAAATGTTCCTTATGTTATTGAAGTGAATCCTAATCCGGATATTTCTCCCGATACCGGTTTTGTCCGTTCTGCTGCAACCGCGGGTATTGGCTATGATGAATTGCTTTTTAAAATTTCAACTTTCGCATTAAAGAGAATGACATATGATACGCAAGCTGCAAGCTAGTGATAGAGCGAAACTTGTCTCTATCATTGAGACTACACATAATTTTACTGAAGACGAAAAAAAAGTTGCAATTGAATTAATTGACGAAGCGATCGCTAATCCGAATCATGAATATTACAATGTATTCGTTTCGGAAAATGAAAATAAAATTGATGGTTACCATTGTGTTGGTAAAAGAGCGCTGACCGACGGCGTGTTTGATCTATTTTGGATTGTTGTTGACGGTTCTACTCAAAACAAAGGAATCGGCAAACAACTTCTGGATCATTCTGAAAATTTTGTGAAAGAAAGCAACGGAAGATGGATACTTGCCGAAACATCTTCTAAGGATAGCTACAACGCTACAAGAAATTTTTATATGAGGAATAAATACTCGATAGTCTCCCAAATAAAAGATTTTTACGCTGTCAACGACAACTTGATTGTCTTTGGCAAGTACATTAAAACATAAACGGCAAACTATAAAGGGCAACTATCATGGAACTCTGGCAGCAAATGGTTAGAGATAGCGTTCACTCTGTTGATCAACTTGTGGAGAAGTTTGGAATTGACCGGACAGTAGCAGAGGGCTTGGATGAATTTTTCCAGGCAAGAATAAATCCTTACTACCTTTCATTAATCCGTGAACCCGGCGATCCGATCTGGAAACAATGTGTTCCGGATAAAGCAGAGCTGGATGATATGGACGGTTTTGAAGATCCTCTTCAGGAAGATCGAATGAGTCCCGTTCCCAATATTACTCACCGGTATCCGGACAGAGCTTTATTTCTTACAACGAGTCAATGCGGAATGTACTGCCGCTTCTGTACAAGAAAAAGAAAAGTCGGTAACTCAGATAAAATTTCGATGAAGGAACTTGAATCCGCTTTCAAATACTTGGAAAAGCATACAGAGATTAGAGATGTAATTATGTCCGGCGGCGATCCGCTGATGCTTACAGATGTTATGCTGGAAAAGATTTTAAAACGGCTGCGTCAAATTCCTCATTTAGAGATCATCCGCATCGGTTCGAAGATGCCGTGCGTTCTTCCGCAGCGAATAACACCAAAGCTTGTTGATATGATAAAGAAGTATCACCCGGTCTATGTTAATACACATTTTAATCATCCGTGGGAAATTACACCAGAGAGCACAAAAGCTTGTGAGATGCTCGCTAATGCGGGAATTCCGGTAAGCAATCAAGCTGTTCTGATGAAAGGTGTGAATGACGATGCCGAAGTGATGAGAGAATTATTTACCAAACTTCTTAAGATTAGAGTGAGACCTTATTACTTGTATATGGCAGATGAAACACGAGGCGCTAATCACTTCCGCACATCGCTTGATAAAGGTCTTGAGATCATGCAGAAACTGCGCGGATATACAAGCGGTCTTGCAATTCCTCATTTTGTTATTGACGCACCCGGCGGCGGCGGTAAGATACCGATTCTTCCGCAATACGTTCTACACCGCGATGAAGACAGAGTTGTTATGAAGAATTACAAAGGTGAGATTTTCGTTTACCGAGAAGCTCATAACGGAGAGGCAAAACCGGAAGTTAGTATTCCTATTGAAATAGTGGAGAAGGAAAACGGTTCAAATGGAAATGGTTCGAACGGTTCTAATGGTAATGGCTCTAACGGCAACGGATCCAATGGCAACGGTTCTAACGGTTCATCTAAGAAACCGAAGAATTATAAAGAGAAAGTTGAAGTAACAGAAGTTGCGACAAGTAATAATTGACGGCTTCACTTCTGTCATGCTGAACTTGTTTCAGCATTTATAGAATTAAAATCCCGGTCTAGCCGGGATTTTTTTATAATCTTCGTACTTATTTTAGCCGCAAAAGAATGTGGCAGGTTATAAACGTTATATTCTAAATAGTAATCCCACAGACAAACTTACACCGGAAAGATTTACTTTTACTCCAGACATAAGCTTAAGTGCCTCAACATCATTTAGTAACCGGTAATTTATCTCTCCGAGTAAATATAGATTTCCATCTAATTTATATTCTGAGCCAATTTTCATTTCAAATCCAAAGCCGCTGTCACGGACACTAAATGGCCGAAACAGGGGCATATCATCTAATACCAGTACCTCACTCTCACGGAATATATATGACATTCCTGCACCTGTATATAACTTAAATTCAGAACCGGTAAGAAAAATGTATTCATAACCTAAAGTTACCGGATAAGATGTAAATGTATAATGGTCGCTTCCCCATCCGCCGTAATCATGAGATAATTTTGAGCGTGTTATCTCACCGTTTAAGTATAATCGATTGTTTTCATTTATAGCATATTTAATTCCAAGATTAACACTGTAGTAAAATCTATCGATATTAGAGTTATAATTTCCTGGTGATTCGTATCCTGTATTTCTCATTGCTGAATAATTCAATCCTCCTTTTACGTAAACCGATAAATTGCTCTGAGCCGACGAGAAGGAAGTGAGAACAAATGTAATGATGATAAGATAATATTTCATAGAGACCCTTTTTAGTTTTGCCGCATATCGGCTCTACCGCTTAATTTACATTTTAAACAATATTCCTATTGAAGACGCTAAGCCGGAAAGATTCACTTTATTCAGATTGCGATCATTGTTCCGCTCCATATCGCTCAAATAGCGATAAATTATTTCACCGGTAATAAAGAAATTACCGGTTAATTTATATTCAGAACCGAATTTAACTTCCATACCAAAGCCCTTATCCGTTAAATTCTCTGTTGAACCGGTCCACCATTCCGTTCTCTCCGTATTAAAAAACAGATACGAAATACCGGCTCCTAGATATGGCTTGAATCCGGAATTAGTATCTATGAAATACTCATAACCAAATGTTACCGGATAACCTGCAAATGTGTAATGATTCTGAAAGCCTTCCGGTCCATAAGATAATTTTGCGCTTATCCATTCGGCGTCCAGGTATAAACAATGTTTTTCATTAATGGAATATTTTATTCCAAAATGAGGACTGAAATTAAATCTGTCAATCTCAGTTATCTTCCATTCAACTAAATCGTGTTCCAGACCTCGCATGGGAGTGTAATTCAAACTGCCTCTAAGATAAACTGAGAAACTGCTTTGCGCCGTTGAAAATGTGCATGCAATAATCATTAATGCTAATAGATAATATTTCATTTGAACCTTTTTTCTTTAGTCAGGTACCATTCCTCTACCGCTGAGTAATTACGTGATATTCATTTATTTAAGTAAAACTAATTTCCTTGTCTGGTAAAAATCTCCGGCTTGCAGAGTGTAAAAATAAACACCGCTTGGTAATGAACTGCCGTTAAACTTCACATCGTAATTACCGGCAGATTTCTCTTCATTAATCAGAACTGCAATTTCATTTCCCAATAGATCATATATCTTTAACTTGACACTACTCTGTTTTGGTATTGAATAAGAAATTGTCGTGACGGGATTGAACGGATTCGGATAATTCTGTGACAATTCAAAATCTTCGGGAAGGATTTTTTCTTGTACATCACTTGTAAAATAACCTCCGCAGTTGTTCGTATAAAATAATTTACCGTTAGTACAAAGCAACCAGCCTATCTCTTCATTTGCGAATGTAATATCAAAGAATGTATTGGTAGTATTTGGTATGCTTTGCTGCAACCAAGTTTTTCCAGAATCATTACTGAAAAATAATCCGTTATAATAGCTCATCCATACCTTATTGGGATTGTTGGGCACAAATTCAATATCTAAGGCCGGGGGAGTAAAACCAGAGACAGGAGACGGAAAATCCTTCCAGGTATTGGCGCCATCTAACGTCCTATAAACTGTTGGAAAGTGTGCGAGAATACCGAAATCTTTGTTATAAAATTTTAGCACATCTGCATAAACATCAAAGCTGGTCTCTGTCCAATTTAGACCGCCGTTATTTGTTTTCCAGAGTCTACGAGGAATCGGCCCGGCTTTAGGTGAGTAGTAACCTATGTTTGAATTAACAAAGTCCAGGCTTTTCCACCCGTCAGCAGCCGCGCCGCCAATGGACTGAGTACAAGTTTCAGTCCAATTTATTCCATTCGTTGTTTTAATAAAAAGAGGGATCTTCGTATTGATATCACCATCGCCCATTGCAATGCCGTCTGTCGGAGTGAACATTTCAATATAATTTCCATAACCCGTTTTCTGAGGATTCGAGTAAATTATAGTCCAGTTATCACCACCATCCGTTGTTTTATAAAATGTCCCATCATCGGCAGCAACATAAAAAATAGTTTTACTTACCAATGAAATATCAATGGCGTTATTTTTCGGTAATGATTTTTGAGTCCAGGTTATACCCGCATCCTGGGTTATCGATATTTTACTTTGAGAGGCACTCATTACAGCAAAATCATCACCTATTGCTTCTATACAATATCCATTGGTAAATAGTGGAACCGTTTGAATCTGCTGCCATTGTGCTTTTGTGTTTAACACCAGCACGAAGAGAGTAATAAACAAGGTGAAATAATATTTCATGACGTGTTCCTATTATTTAACTTCTCTGATGCATATAAATCGATTTTAATTATATCTCATACTATTACTTCATCAATAACATTTTTTTGACAGTTGAAAATTCTCCGGCTTGAATTCTATAATAATAAACACCGCTCGATAACTTGCTTCCGTCGAAATGCACTGAATAATTTCCGGCTGATTTGTTTTCGTTAACGAGTAATGCAATTTCCCGCCCGACGAGATCGTAAACTCTAATTGAAACGAACCCGGAATGGGGGAGCGAATAAATTATAGTTGTTGAAGGATTGAACGGGTTGGGATAATTCTGATATAGCTCAATTTTATCCGGTATCTCGCCTGACTCTAGGACTGATGTAACATTGCCAAATGTTTTTCCGTCGATCACACAGCCCGCAAGAGTGTATACATTACTTGGCCAGGGTGCCGGCGGATCATCGTAAAAAGAAACACTAGTTATGCCAAATTTGTCTGATAACGTAACCTCTGTTATCGTCATACTTCCGAGTAAATAACTTATTAAATGAGTTTTCTCATTAAACATTATCGTACTGTCGATTTTTGTTATAGTGACATTCATAAAATCTCTCATCGATACTTCTCTTCTATCCTCGACTTTTCCTTTCAGCATAAAAAAAGGTATTTCCTTATTCGTATTGGGATAAAAGAAGTATACGTACTCGGAATCCGTTCTTACATATTGACCATGTATTAAATCCACCGGATTCATTACTGAATAATGTTTGCCGTTAGGAAGCAATGAATCTGAAATCACAGAGACCTTTCTGCTTGATGGTGATCCCGATAAATTATAGACCCATAGATTCGATCTATGCGCAGGATAATAGTCCTGACCATATAGTTCAGCGGCCATTACCAACAAAAAAGTTATGTATATGTATTTCTTCATTAATCTTGCTCCAAACGGTATTACAATCCTACCACACATTTGTTTTCAAATCAGATTACTGTTTATACTCCATCTCTATCTTCTTGACTTTTGAGCTTCAGCAAAACACTCACAAACATCCGTCAGCAAATATTAATTCATGAGTGCCTTTATCAATTACTGTATAAAAATAATGGCCGTAGTCGCCTGCTCCGTATACCACCTCAATTATCCACACATCCTTATTCATAAACCGTGCGGATTCCACAAGACATGGTAGTGTCCACATTGTAAATATCTTGTTGGCAGAATTAAAACATTCCTGGAACTCAGCTTTATTCTCTTTAAGACTGTCAACCGAATTCAAAATAGATTCGTCCATTTTTGCGCGCAGCTTCCAGTAATAGATATTTTTATATATTTTTCTAAAGTCGTCTGCCGCTTTAGTGGCGCTGAACGCTCTTACCACACTTAACGTATCATAATTGATGTTGGAGATCCGCACTTCGGGTTTCAGCGGAAGATAGTTTTGAACATTTACAACTTTCAGCGTTTTTTTCTCAACCGAGACAGAATAAACATCCATGAACTTGACAATTTTGAAATCAATTTCATAAACGCATCCGAAGTTCCAGACTTCTTTTCCGTTGAAAATACCGTCTTCAAAGTAAAGGGGATAAAAACATGTGTCGTTGTTGTTATTAATGCGGGCGGCTTCCAAACATTTGTTGAATATGTCGAGATCGAGAGAAAGTGATACTACATTCTTGCGGGCATACTTTAGCAATACAGTTTGATAAGACTTATCCAGAGAATCAGGATAATATTTTATGAATTGATTGCAGATTTCCGGCCGTGCATACGAATTATATAGCTCATCAATACCGGTATTATTCTGATTTGATATTACAATCGGGTAAACCTTAAGCGGATAAATTTCTGAATCTGTCTGATTAATATCTTCTTTGCAGGAAAAGAAACACAATATCATTACACAAAACAAACCAACCTTAAACCTATTCATCTATCCCTCCATAATAATCCGGTTAACATTCAATCCATTAACCGGCACTTCAATACTTCAACTCATCAAATTGCTAATGTAAAAATACCGCTATATCCGCTGCCCAAAGATGTTTAATAACACCGGAATTATCAAGCGCAATCTAAATAGTATCATTATAACGTCTATACCCATTATTTTTCTCTCTAATTTTTTATTTTGCTGCAGCTGAGGTTATGAAACAAAAAAATCCCGGCATAGCCGGGATTTTTGTTTAACTCGAAAGTCATGTAAATTTTTAGACAACAATGTTTTTCAATTTATAACTGATTTAAAAAAATTGAGATCTTTACTAATTATCTAACGTTTGGGCATAGTAACAGTTTTCACATCTACTGTTATTTCATCCAACTTCTTTTGGATCTCTGGATTAACATCTTCCTGAACACGTCCGCCGAGATATTTTTTAAAGAATTTTTCCATGGCAACCACCATTGCCAATCGATTCTCTTTGCCGGCAAAACCGTGCCCCTCGTCCGGTGCAACCATGTACTCTACATTTCTACCAAGGTCTCTTAATGCAACAACGATCTGATCAGATTCGGCTTTATTTACACGCGGGTCGTTTGCACCTTGAACGACGTAAAGAGGAGCTTTTATTTCTTTAGCGTAATTAAAGGGCGATTGTTCTTCAAGCATTTTCTTTTCTTCCGGTATGTTCATATCGCCAACGCGTACATCAAACATTTTTCTAATTGGCGCCCAGTATGGCGGTATTGAATTCAATAATGTTAAGATATTAGAAGGACCAACAATATCGAAACCGGCAGCATAAACATCCGGTGTAAAAGTTAATCCGGCTAACGTGGCGTACCCTCCGTAGGATCCTCCAGCAATACCAATTTTCTTAGGATCCGCAATTCCTTCTTGAATTAAATAATTTACACCATCTGTAAGATCCTGTTGCATTGTGCCTCTTCCCCATTGCTTATTGCCCGAGTTAAGGAATTTTTTTCCGTATCCTGTTGAACCTCTGAAATTAGGAACAAGAACTGCATAACCTCTATTTGCCAGGAATTGCGCATAAGCATTATATCCCCAAACATCACGTGCCCACGGACCACCGTGCGGGAATAGGATTGTAGGTAAATTATTTGCTTGAACACCTTTTGGAAGAACAAGGTAAGCCGGTATCATCAAGCCATCTTTTGCTTTATATTTTATTGCTTTCATCGGCGCAAGATTTTCTATTGGAAGACTCGGACGGGATTTGTAAAGCAATTCAGTTTGACCAGTCGTTTTATCAAAAAGATAGACAGAACCCGGATCTACATCGCGGGATACGTTTACAATCCATAAGTTCTCGTCTTTGGACATTGCCATTAAACCGATCTCTCCTTCCGGTAATCCTTTCTTCAACTGATTATATGAATTTTCGAATTCCTTGTCCTTGAAATAAATCCTAACATAATCTCCAAGGTAAAAAGTAGCCAATAATTGATCTGTAATATCGGAGAAAATTGCACCTGCGAAGTCAACTTCATTCTCCGGATCGCTTTCAATTTTTTTAATTTCATTGGTTTTCAGATCATACAATGCGAACTCAATTTTGTCTGTATTCTCACCTTTATTTGTTACCAGATAAAAACTATTCCCGTCTGGCGTGAAGCGTGTTGGCGAGGCTGATTCTTCATTATTGACAGTATAGATTGAAACCAGTTTATCACCATCAACCTTTAAGAATTCCGTTCCGCCATCTGCAGTTTGACGTTGTCCAAGTCTTAAGTTACCGTCAAGGTCAAAATACCAGGCGGCAATGTTCTCATCATTTTTGCGAAGCAATGTTCTTTCACCGGTTGTCAAATTCAACTTGTATACATCATGAAGTTGTGGATTTCTATCATTCAGACCGATAAATATTTCGTTGGGGAATTTTCTTGGAACATCGTAAATGAAA is a genomic window containing:
- a CDS encoding outer membrane beta-barrel protein, which gives rise to MKYYLLALMIIACTFSTAQSSFSVYLRGSLNYTPMRGLEHDLVEWKITEIDRFNFSPHFGIKYSINEKHCLYLDAEWISAKLSYGPEGFQNHYTFAGYPVTFGYEYFIDTNSGFKPYLGAGISYLFFNTERTEWWTGSTENLTDKGFGMEVKFGSEYKLTGNFFITGEIIYRYLSDMERNNDRNLNKVNLSGLASSIGILFKM
- a CDS encoding ATP-grasp domain-containing protein, which codes for MEGSIISSYLPNKKLKVALTYNVKPEENNFSDTIPLSLHEKSAETFNDTYAEWDTIETVNALRDALELFHDVTMIEANENAFENFKKVKPDIVFNVAECANGISREAQIPAMLDMLQIPYTGSDPLTLTTCLDKARAKEVLSYHNIHTAKFLLIETLEDLANFSLKFPVMIKPVAEGSSKGIFNSSLVKNISELTERLSTNLEIYNQPFLVEEYLPGREFTVALIGNDSETEVLPIVEINLHELPKELAPIYSYEAKWIADTRENPLNIFSCPADIDKTLYKKIEDIALRTYKVLRCKDWSRVDVRLDADGEPNIIEVNPLPGILPDPKDNSCFPKAARVHGLSYEEMINKVLLTAAKRYNLL
- a CDS encoding outer membrane beta-barrel protein produces the protein MKYYLIIITFVLTSFSSAQSNLSVYVKGGLNYSAMRNTGYESPGNYNSNIDRFYYSVNLGIKYAINENNRLYLNGEITRSKLSHDYGGWGSDHYTFTSYPVTLGYEYIFLTGSEFKLYTGAGMSYIFRESEVLVLDDMPLFRPFSVRDSGFGFEMKIGSEYKLDGNLYLLGEINYRLLNDVEALKLMSGVKVNLSGVSLSVGLLFRI
- a CDS encoding T9SS type A sorting domain-containing protein, giving the protein MKYYFTLFITLFVLVLNTKAQWQQIQTVPLFTNGYCIEAIGDDFAVMSASQSKISITQDAGITWTQKSLPKNNAIDISLVSKTIFYVAADDGTFYKTTDGGDNWTIIYSNPQKTGYGNYIEMFTPTDGIAMGDGDINTKIPLFIKTTNGINWTETCTQSIGGAAADGWKSLDFVNSNIGYYSPKAGPIPRRLWKTNNGGLNWTETSFDVYADVLKFYNKDFGILAHFPTVYRTLDGANTWKDFPSPVSGFTPPALDIEFVPNNPNKVWMSYYNGLFFSNDSGKTWLQQSIPNTTNTFFDITFANEEIGWLLCTNGKLFYTNNCGGYFTSDVQEKILPEDFELSQNYPNPFNPVTTISYSIPKQSSVKLKIYDLLGNEIAVLINEEKSAGNYDVKFNGSSLPSGVYFYTLQAGDFYQTRKLVLLK
- a CDS encoding GNAT family N-acetyltransferase, with protein sequence MIRKLQASDRAKLVSIIETTHNFTEDEKKVAIELIDEAIANPNHEYYNVFVSENENKIDGYHCVGKRALTDGVFDLFWIVVDGSTQNKGIGKQLLDHSENFVKESNGRWILAETSSKDSYNATRNFYMRNKYSIVSQIKDFYAVNDNLIVFGKYIKT
- a CDS encoding ATP-grasp domain-containing protein, with product MNLEQKVLICYNEPTRFYDNYIGKNVSDSKENVDLSEREFLKQITMIKKSLSKKYMSVETLAVNSDIKLAMKKILHYSPDLIFNFVESVEGNSNLESYVAGLFDLMEIPYTGNGPVSLGNCLIKSRTKQILQSHGVRTPKHMIVNVNQYPEKNNFLLKFPVILKLAREDASIGISELSVVNKFDSLKERLEYLFGSFNQEVLIEEYIDGRELNVAILGNQILPISEIRFDGLPDEFPKIVTYEAKWSPESVYFKNTIPRCPAPLDDNLKQKIEKMAMEAFEALECRDYARVDIRLNQRNVPYVIEVNPNPDISPDTGFVRSAATAGIGYDELLFKISTFALKRMTYDTQAAS
- a CDS encoding KamA family radical SAM protein, with product MELWQQMVRDSVHSVDQLVEKFGIDRTVAEGLDEFFQARINPYYLSLIREPGDPIWKQCVPDKAELDDMDGFEDPLQEDRMSPVPNITHRYPDRALFLTTSQCGMYCRFCTRKRKVGNSDKISMKELESAFKYLEKHTEIRDVIMSGGDPLMLTDVMLEKILKRLRQIPHLEIIRIGSKMPCVLPQRITPKLVDMIKKYHPVYVNTHFNHPWEITPESTKACEMLANAGIPVSNQAVLMKGVNDDAEVMRELFTKLLKIRVRPYYLYMADETRGANHFRTSLDKGLEIMQKLRGYTSGLAIPHFVIDAPGGGGKIPILPQYVLHRDEDRVVMKNYKGEIFVYREAHNGEAKPEVSIPIEIVEKENGSNGNGSNGSNGNGSNGNGSNGNGSNGSSKKPKNYKEKVEVTEVATSNN
- a CDS encoding T9SS type A sorting domain-containing protein produces the protein MKKYIYITFLLVMAAELYGQDYYPAHRSNLWVYNLSGSPSSRKVSVISDSLLPNGKHYSVMNPVDLIHGQYVRTDSEYVYFFYPNTNKEIPFFMLKGKVEDRREVSMRDFMNVTITKIDSTIMFNEKTHLISYLLGSMTITEVTLSDKFGITSVSFYDDPPAPWPSNVYTLAGCVIDGKTFGNVTSVLESGEIPDKIELYQNYPNPFNPSTTIIYSLPHSGFVSIRVYDLVGREIALLVNENKSAGNYSVHFDGSKLSSGVYYYRIQAGEFSTVKKMLLMK
- the recG gene encoding ATP-dependent DNA helicase RecG, with translation MVDPLNQSVQYLKSVGPKRAESFSKIGIHSIKDLLFYFPSRYLDRSTILNCIKVVQYVVNGYEGEVTIIGEVLDTEVHYYNRKQVFKVRMKDASGFFDCVWFQGAKYFKDVFNTGDHFAISAKPVLTKYGHLQFVHPDFDRFAEKESKDFLNTGKIIPFYRVQKELRETNLGDLSLRRIINQAVETYSTQLAESLPDFIIKENKLLGIIPTVQNMHSPKDYPLLDEAKHRLKYEELFYFECLVAMRKHFIKEKKKGFSFKTKKAPLKQFLKSLPFELTESQLKVLTEIRKDLESDEPMNRLLQGDVGSGKTIVALISMLIIVENNFQAVLMAPTEILADQHFKRISEFVQPLGLKVDEVIGGQKISVRDDTLKKIREGETNIIIGTHALIEENVEFNKLGLVVIDEQHRFGVMQRSTLVQKGLQADVLIMTATPIPRTLTMTLYGDLDVSVIDQMPQNRKPIKTILRGERKLPDIYNFIRTKAKDGYQTFLVYPLVEESEKIELKAAQKYFEELSRDQLKDLRLCLIHGRMNWKEKEKIMFDFADRKYDVLVSTTVIEVGIDIPDANIIVINDAFRFGLSQLHQLRGRVGRSEKQAYCILVTKDELAVKSNQFNFNFDFLSPEQIEKNKTVIRLNSMVKYTSGFDLSEIDMKLRGPGNIFGTQQSGLPELKYANIIEDSKILFDARAAAFLIIDGDPLLTHQDNSLIKRTLQENYSQHIHLAQIA